A stretch of Imperialibacter roseus DNA encodes these proteins:
- a CDS encoding Re/Si-specific NAD(P)(+) transhydrogenase subunit alpha → MIVGLLKESGNEQRIAFLPEIAARLVQQKVRVFVEKDAGLTAFQSNQLYEEAGAEIVSREEVLTKSDLLVQIGEPSPELVEQLGSDKIWLSQYNPLWNKNLVTQFLQKGITSFSMDSIPRTSRAQAMDVLSSMATVSGYKAVLEGASQLPNFFPMFMTAAGTIRPATVLVLGAGVAGLQAIAIARKLGAQVQAFDVRSAVKEEVMSLGARFVEVEGAKEDAAAGGYAVEQTEEFKQKQQQAINDHAAKADVVICTAQIPGRKAPVLLPKEAVERMKPGSVIVDLAASSGGNCELTQDNETVVHHGVKIIGQSNYPSLMPVDASKMYGKNVFNFLELLIADDGSLNLNFEDDIVAGTCITHQGEVLNSRVKSLFGELIDI, encoded by the coding sequence ATGATTGTAGGCCTTCTAAAAGAAAGCGGAAATGAACAGAGAATCGCTTTTTTACCGGAAATCGCAGCCAGATTGGTTCAGCAGAAAGTTCGGGTTTTTGTAGAAAAAGATGCAGGGTTAACGGCATTTCAATCCAATCAATTATACGAGGAAGCAGGAGCGGAGATAGTTTCACGAGAAGAAGTGTTGACTAAATCTGATTTGCTTGTGCAAATCGGTGAGCCATCGCCGGAGCTGGTTGAGCAGTTGGGGAGCGATAAGATATGGCTGAGCCAGTACAACCCCCTCTGGAATAAAAACCTTGTGACGCAGTTTCTCCAAAAGGGAATTACCAGCTTCAGTATGGACTCTATACCCCGGACGTCGAGGGCGCAGGCAATGGACGTACTTTCATCGATGGCTACTGTTTCAGGTTACAAAGCCGTGCTGGAAGGTGCCAGTCAGCTGCCCAACTTTTTCCCTATGTTCATGACTGCAGCAGGCACCATCCGCCCGGCCACGGTATTGGTGCTGGGAGCGGGAGTAGCAGGCCTTCAAGCCATAGCGATTGCCCGAAAGCTTGGCGCTCAGGTGCAGGCTTTCGATGTGCGCTCGGCAGTGAAAGAGGAGGTGATGAGCCTGGGAGCACGGTTTGTGGAAGTGGAAGGGGCCAAAGAAGACGCTGCGGCAGGTGGATATGCTGTAGAACAAACGGAAGAATTCAAACAAAAGCAGCAGCAGGCCATCAACGACCATGCTGCGAAAGCTGACGTGGTGATATGCACAGCACAGATTCCAGGCAGAAAAGCGCCAGTTCTTCTGCCCAAAGAGGCAGTGGAGCGAATGAAGCCCGGATCTGTGATTGTCGATTTGGCGGCTTCAAGTGGTGGCAATTGTGAGCTGACGCAGGACAATGAGACCGTTGTGCATCATGGTGTGAAAATCATCGGGCAATCAAATTACCCTTCGCTGATGCCGGTGGATGCCAGCAAGATGTACGGAAAAAACGTTTTTAATTTTCTCGAACTGCTGATTGCCGACGACGGGTCGCTCAATCTTAATTTCGAAGATGACATCGTGGCCGGCACGTGCATCACCCACCAAGGGGAAGTTTTGAATAGCCGGGTAAAATCACTTTTTGGAGAGCTAATTGATATTTAA
- a CDS encoding NAD(P) transhydrogenase subunit alpha yields the protein MEQVFVFFFTYREAIFIIALSVFLGIEVISNVPSVLHTPLMSGANAISGVIIIGGIILVGHADASKASLELILGILAIIFATLNVVGGFVVTDRMLEMFKKKKK from the coding sequence ATGGAGCAGGTATTTGTTTTCTTTTTCACCTATAGAGAGGCCATTTTCATCATCGCCTTGTCGGTTTTTTTGGGAATTGAAGTGATTTCCAACGTGCCATCCGTGTTGCATACCCCGCTTATGTCTGGAGCTAATGCCATAAGCGGTGTCATCATTATTGGCGGGATTATCCTCGTTGGCCACGCCGATGCATCAAAAGCATCGCTGGAGCTGATTTTGGGGATTCTCGCTATCATTTTTGCCACACTCAATGTGGTCGGCGGCTTCGTGGTGACGGACCGCATGCTGGAGATGTTCAAAAAGAAAAAGAAATAA